From the genome of Streptomyces sp. V2I9:
TTGGGCCGCCGCGTCCAGGAGGGTCGAGGCGGCGGCTTCCGGGGTGTCGAAGCCCGCCCGGTACGCCGCGTCGGAGAGCCGGTCGTCGGCCTCCTTGCGCCGCTGGGACGCGTCCTGTTCGGCACGTACCGCCTCGGCGGCCTCCGCGAGCCGGGCCACCCGGCGGGTGAGGCGATCCGCGTACGCGGCGACGGACTCCGAATCGCCCCGCACGGCGTCGAGTTCGGCGCACAGCGCCGTCCGCTCGCGGTCGAGCGCCTCGCGCCGGGAGGTGCGGGCGGCGGCCCGCCGTTCGGCCTCCTGCCGGAGTCCGAGGCGCTCACCGTGCTCGCGCTCGGCGGTGGCGAGCGCCTCGCGGGCGGCGTGGGTACCGGCGGCGGTGCGGTGCGCGTCGGCATGCTCGGCGGACAACCGGTCGACGGTGGAGCGGAGTTCGTCGACGGACGGGCCGGGATCGAGGTCCTCGCCCGTCTCGGGGCCGGTGTCCGGGTCCGTGTCGCGGGCCTCCGCGCGGGCGGCGGCGTGGCGTTCGCGGACGAGTCCGAGGGCCTGCTCCGCCCGGGCGCGTCCCTCCTCGGCGTGGCGGTGGGCGGCGAGGGCGGCCTCCTCGGTGGCCCGGTCCACATGGCCGTCGCCCTCGGTGGCGGGGGCCGGGTGGTCGGCGGAGCCGCAGACGGTGCAGGGTTCGCCGTCGACGAGCCCGGCGGCCAGCTCGGCCGCGATGTCCCGCAGCCGCCTCTCCCGCAGCCCGAGCCAGTTCTCGCGGGCGGCCAGGGCGCGTTCGCGGGCCTCCGCGAACGCCTGCCGGGCGGCCCCGGCCTCGGCGGCCAGGGCGTCGCGGCGGCGGGCGGCCTCCAGGCGGCGGCGGGCCGGGGCGAGGAGTCCGGCGAGCTGTTCGGCCCGTGTGGCGGCCTCCTGCGCGGTCTCGATGCGTTCGCGGAGTCCGGCATGGACGGTGTCCCAGCCCGCCAGCCAGGCGTCGGCGTCGCGTACGGTCGCCTCGTCGGCACGGGACTCCCGCTCCAGCGACTCCCGCTCCTCGTCGATGGCGAGGCTGCGGGCCTCCGCCCGGCGGGCCGCCTCCAGGCCGCCCAGCTCCTGCCGGAACCGGCGCTCCAGCTCGGCGAGCCGGTCGGGCCCCGCGTCCGCGAGGTCGGGGGGCAGCTGCGTCCTGGCCCGGTCGAGCGCGTCGGCCGCGCGTCGGTGGGCGCCCTCGGCCTCGTCGCGCAGTTCCAGGGCGGGGGCGACCCGGTCGGCCTTGCGGGCGCGCTCCAACCGCCTCCGGGCGCGGTCGTGTTCGGGCCGCCCTTCCTCCAGCGCGGCCGAGCGCCGCCGGGTCTCCTCGTACCGCTGCTGGAGGCGGGCGAGTTCCCGTTCGGCGTCCAGGGCCTGGCGGGCCGCGCGCTGCCGGTCCTCGGCGGCGGCGACGGCGCTGCGGGCGATGTCGAGCCGTTCGCGGGCGGTGGAGCGGGCGATCGCGGCCCACTCCAGCACGGCTTCGGCCAGGCCCGGTTCGCCGGGCCGGGCGGTGACCGGGGCGGCCTCGGCCCCGGCGGGCCCGGCCGCCTGGGCGGTGCGCTGGGCGAGGGCGAGAATCCGTTCGTCGGCGGCGGTGACCTTGGCCTCGGCGCCCCGGCGCAGTTCGGCGAGGCGTTCCTCGACGGCGGCGAAGCGGCGGGTGTCGAAGAGGCGGCCGAGGAGCTTGCCCCGCGCCTCGGCGTCCGAGCGCAGGAAGCGGGCGAAGTCGCCCTGCGGCAACAGCACGACCTGGCAGAACTGGTCGCGGCTCATGCCGATGAGCTGGGTCAGCTCCTCGCCGATCTCCTGGTGCGACCTGCTCAGGGACTGCCAGCCGCGCTCGGGGTCGTAGGCGCGCAGCCGGCTCTGGGCCTTCTCCATGGTGAAGCCCTCGCCCCGCTTCTTGGGGCGGGGCTGGGAGGGCCTGCGGGTGACTTCCAGGCGGCGGCCGCCGACGGTCAGTTCCAGCTGGACCTCGGTGGGCAGGTCCACGGGCGCGTGGTCGCTGCGCAGGGAGGCGCCGGGGCTCTGGCGGGCGCCGGGGACGGCTCCGTACAGGGCGAAGCAGACGGCGTCCAGGACGGAGGTCTTGCCGGCGCCGGTGGGCCCGTGGAGGAGGAAGAGGCCGGCGGAGGAGAGGGCGTCGAAGTCGACCTCCTGGGTGGCGGCGAACGGGCCGAAGGCGGTGACGCTCAGGCGGTGCAGTCTCACCGGGACACCTCGCGCACGGTCCCGTCCACCCGGACGTCGTCGAACGCGGCGCGCAGCACGGTGCGTTCGAGGTCGCTCGGTCCGCTGCCGCCGCGGACGTGGGCGACGAAGTCCTCGGCGATCTGGTGGTCGTCGCGGCCCTTCAGCCGCTGGGCGTAGGTGGCCCCCGGCTCCTCGGGGGGCCGCTCCGGGTCGAAGACGAGGCTGAGGGTGTGCGGGAAGCGCCGGGCGAGCCGGGCCATCGGGTCGGCGGGGCGGACCGGGTCGGTGAGGGTGGCCTCGACCCAGGCGTGCTCGTGGCGGTCCAGGGCGGGGTCCTCCAGGAGTGTGCCGAGGCGGCCGCGGAGGCGGGCGAGGGGCCGCTCCACGGGGCAGTCGATCCGTTCCTCGGCGGCGATGCCCCCGGCGCCGTCGAGGTCGATGAGCCACATGGTCTTGCGGTGGTCCGCCTCGGAGAAGGAGTAGGCGAGCGGCGAGCCGGAGTAGCGGACCCGCGCGGTGACCCGCTGGGAGCCGTGGAGGTGGCCGAGGGCCGCGTAGTCGACGCCGTCGAAGACTCCTGCGGGGACGGCGGCGACCCCGCCGACGGTGATGTCGCGTTCGCTGTCGCTGGGTTCCCCGCCCGCCACGAAGGCGTGGGCGAGGACGACGGAGCGGGTGCCGGCGGGGCGGGTGGCGAGGTCGGCGCGGACCTTGTCCATGGCGGCGGTGAGGACCGCCTCGTGACCGGCCCTGGCGGCCCCCAGGGCATCCTTGACCAGGGCCGGTTCCAGATAGGGCAGCCCGTAGAACGCCACGTCCCCGTGGTCGTCGGCCAGGACGACCGGGGTGGCGCAGCCCTCGGGGTCGGTCCGCAGATGGATCCCGGACCGTTCGAAGAGCCCGGCGCCGACGCCGAGCCGGCGGGCCGAGTCGTGGTTGCCGGAGATCATGACGGTGGGCACGCCCTCGGCGGCGAGCCGGTGCAACGCCCGGTCGAACAGCTCGACGGCGCTGAGCGGCGGTACGGCCCGGTCGTAGACGTCGCCCGCGACGAGGACCGCGTCCACCTCGCGCTCCCGGACGGTCGCCACGAGGTGGTCCAGGTAGGCGGCCTGGGCGTCCAGCAGGGGGACGCGGTGGAAGGACCGGCCCAGGTGCCAGTCCGAGGTGTGCAGGAGCCTCACGTGATCACACCGCCGGTTGTGGCCTGCATCGTCCTCGTCCTCCACCCCGTGGGCCGCGCACCGGCGGCCCGTGATGCCGCCCGGCAGCGACCACGCTAACGCCGCGGGGCCGCCGAACCCGCATCGATCATGATTCCGGCGTGCGTGGGATTGCCCTCACCACCGGCTTCGGCACCGTGACGTACGGCTGCGGGAGGGGGTGCGCCCGCCTCACGGTGGCGCGGTGGCGGTCACACGTCGCCGTACGCCTCGCCGCCCAGTTCCAGGGTGGCCGACCCGGCGGTGGCGTCGGCCAGCCAGCCGGTGAACGCCTCGACGTCGGCGTCCGGCAGCCCGATCTCGATGGTGACCGCCTCGGCGTACCGGACCTCGCGGACGTCCCTCCCGGTGGCCCGCAGGTCGTTCTCCAGCTTCCCGGCGCGCTGGTGGTCGATCCGGACCGTGGCGAGCCGGAACCGCTGCCGGGTGAGGGTCCCGAGGGCATCGAGGGCTTCGCCGACCACACCCCCGTACGCCCGGATCAGTCCGCCGGCGCCGAGCTTGACCCCGCCGTAGTAACGGGTGACGACCGTCGCGACGTACCGCACCTCCCGCCGCATCAGCATCTGGAGCATCGGAACGCCCGCGGTGCCGCCGGGTTCGCCGTCGTCGCTCGCCTTCTGTACGGAGGCGTCGGCGCCGATCACGTACGCGTAGCAGTTGTGGGTGGCGGTCGGGTGCTCCTTGCGGACGCGGGCGACGAAGTCCTGCGCCTCCTCCTCGGTGGCGGCGGGGGCGAGGGAGCAGAGGAAGCGGGATCGGTTGATCTCGCTCTCGTGCACACCCGCGCGGGCGACGGTCCGGTACTGCTCCTGCATCCGCCCACCCTATGCGCCGCCGCGCGGACGGGCCCCGGCGGGAATGCTCGGGCCGGGCCCGCCGGTTGTCCCGGCATGGACGCAGAGAGCACGTACGCGAACGGCGGGTACGCGGACCCCGCGACGATCAGGCGCATTCTCCAGGACACGGGCGACACCTGGGCGGTGGTCGGCCTGTCCGGCAACCGCTCACGGGCGGCCTTCGGCGTGGCGGAGGTCCTTCAGCGGTTCGGCAAGCGGGTCGTCCCCGTGCACCCCAAGGCGGAGACGGTGCACGGGGAGCGGGGATACGCCTCGCTCGCCGACATCCCGTTCCCGGTCGACGTCGTGGACGTGTTCGTCAACAGCGAGCTGGCCGGCGCCATCGCGGACGAGGCTGTGGCGGTGGGCGCGAAGGCGGTCTGGTTCCAGCTCGGCGTCGTGGACCCGGACGCCTTCGCGCGGACCCGTGCGGCGGGGCTGGACATGATCATGGACCGGTGCCCCGCGATCGAACTTGAGTCCCTACGTCAGGACAGACTCGGCAGAGCGCTCAATTCGGTACGGGCGGCCCGGATGGACGGCCTCGACGAGCGTGGCGCCGATCCGCGCATCGGGTCCAGGCCCAGGTCACCGGGCCGGGTGTACCGCGCGCCGGCGTGACGGGCGATGGCCGGGAACCTCTTGACATCTTGGCGGGGTGCGCGGCCGAAACGTTTCACGTACCGCTTGGCGCGCCGGGCGGGGGCAGAGGTGGTCATCCTCTCGGCCTCTGACCAGGCCCTACGGCATGTAACCGTAAGTCACCGACTCGTGGCCCGAGTCCGAGATCCGGCGCCAGTCGGGTGTGAGCCGTCCTGGGACGAAGATCCCGCTGTTGTCGGGCACCGAGGCCCAGCGGGCGGCACCACAGTCGTGGGTGCGCCATCCTTCGACTGCTCAGCGCCGGCGTTGAAGTCGCGGACCGCCCTGATGACGATGGGATCTTCGACGAATTCGACAACCTGGCTCGCCGACCGGGGCTCAGTCCACCGCGGCCGTTCCCTTGCCCCCTCGCCAGTCGATCCCGGACACGTCGACGCCCGATGTGCAGACAAGCATGCGAAGCCTCGGGTGGATACGGCTCTCCTGGTCGACAACCCACCCACCAGAGACTTCGCCACGTTGCCGGCCTAGCTGACCAGCCCGCCCCTCACGCAGGTTGAAAAGTGCTCACTGCCGTCTCGGTACAGATGGCCGCCTCCACCAGATGACCCGTACATGGCACCGAAGTCGATCCAGCAGCGGGGAACGTGTCGATTGGGCGCACTCTTCGAGCTTTCGCAGGTGGGACGTGCAGCACCCCGCCACCTGCGAGAAGGTCACCCTTCACGAGGCGGCCGCCGCCTGCCGGGCTCACCCGACCGTACGGACAAAGTTTCATTCGCGACCTCAAAGTGCGACGCACGCCCGTCCAGGCAGGGCGACATCACCGGAGGGCCCCCCACCTCCGCCCTCGCCATGACCGGTCAGCGCCTCCAGCCCTCAGACAGACAGCCGCTCCCGCCGCTCCGTGCACCCGTACCCCTTTGCGCACCTCGCCATTTCGGTCGGGTGCGAAGCGATCGGACTCCAGCGAGACAACAACGCACACCCTCGACGCGAGAGCCCCCCGCCGTCCCGCCGAAAGCCTCGCCGCGCCCCTGACGCGAGTGACACACCTCGAAATCATGCTTTGCTTTCACTAATCGCTAACTCGTCGAGATATGCCGATCGCGAGGCAAAGGGAGGCGAGTTCGGGAAAATCGGACGATAGGAGGACGAGCCTGGGCAGCAATTCCGATTCGTTTCGCGATCGCCACGCAAAATCCTTGACATGGTCACATTTTCCAAGGTTAAGTTCGCGGCTGCACAAGGTGGTTGCGCCAGCGGGAGCTGGCTCCTAGGGGTGGGGTGGCGGGGGGGGTGCGCTTTGGCGTGCGTAAACCTGGTGATGTCGTGACCAGGCATGACGGTGGTGTCCCGAAGGAACCGGACAACGGTGACCACGCGGGGACGGGCGCGCATGGGCATTCACGGCGAGTCGCCATAGCAAAGAAGGCCGGTCTGTTGGCGGTGTTCGCACTTGCCCATGGCAGGCCGTACGCAGCTCCCGCGCAAGCCGCAGCGGCCTGCGCGGGAGGAGCGAGCGTCTTCAACGGGGACGGCATCCGGGATGTCGCGACAGCCGCCCCCGAAGCCACGGTCGCGGGCAAGAAGCGTGCCGGCCTGATGCGGATCGTGCTGGGGGGCGGCAAGGGAGCCGTAGAGATATCCCAGGAGAGCCCCGACGTTGCCGACGGCGCGGAGGCCGGTGACCGTTTCGGCACGTCGCTGGCGGTCTACGACGCCGACCTCGACGGGTGTGCAGATCTCGCGATCGGTACACCGTACGAGGACGTGGGCCCGGAACGGGACGCCGGTTACGTTCAGGTGATCTTCGGTTCGACGGAGGCAGTGGGTCGGGACAAGGCGAGCAAGGGCTTCCTGCAGGGCTCGGCCTATCCCATCGGAGGTACTCCTGAGCAGGAGGACTGGTTCGGTTATGCGGTGACAGCAGGCAAGTCCATCACAGGGAACCCCTTTCTTGTCATCGGAATCCCGGGCGAGGACATCGGCACCGTCCCCGATGCGGGAACTCTCGGCTACATCTACGGAACCGACTTCAAGGGCACCGCTGTCAGCCAGGACAGCGTCGGGGTCCGGGAGGAAGCAGAACGGTACGACCGGTTCGGCTCCTCGGCCGCTGCTACCGACCGGCACATCGCCGTCGGGGCGCCGAGGGAGAGCAGGGGAACCGTCGCAGGAACCGGTGGTCTGCGGGCGTTCGCACCACCGATCAACACCGACGACATCCCCAGGCCCCTCTTCGGCATGGGCCAGTCACGCACGCCGGACCCGGACACGGCCGCGCAGACTGACGATCATTACGCAACAGCCTTGGCCATGGCGCCGTGTCGTCCCGCAGGGGCGGCCGCCATCACCGATTCGCTCCTCGCCGTGGGTGTACCAGGAGAGGACCTGTCGACCACTGTCGACGCGAGTGCCGTCCACGTCTTCCACATCACCGCAGCCGGAACCGTCTCGCTGGTGAACTGGATCGACCAGAACACCCCTGATGTCGGCGGAAGCCCTGAGGCGGGGGAACTGTCCGGACAGCGACTCGCCGCAGCGGACACGACCACCGATGTGGTCAGCACCAGTGCCACGGTGCACCTCGCCGTCGGGGTGCCTGGTGAGGACATGGGGGAGTTCTCTGAACAGGGCGGTGTGCACAACCTGCCCATGATCGGTGCTCCTGGAGCTTCCGACGTATGGATCGGCCCTGGTGCAGGTGAGCCTGCGGCGCGCACGTACACGGGCCTGAGCCTCGGAACGAGTCGACTCTCCTCTACGTCGGCACGCCGTACGGCCGCGGGTCGGTGCGGGCCGTACACGGTTCTCGTGAGGTGAGGCCGAAGGGATGTCACCAGCTCAGAGCTGGAAGCCCGGCACGGACGGGATCCCGGTGGGCGACGGCGCTCTCGGCGCAGTGATCCGCTGAGTGTCCGGTCAGGTCCGGTGGTCAAGGAATATCGAGTGACAGGGTGAGGAAAACAAGATGCGGTACAGGCGGGCGAGACCGAATTCTTTCGCCGACGGCGAGAGCCGTCGAGACAGAGCGAGCCGCTCACGGGGACAGAGATGGGCCAGGGCGGTGGCAGCCTCGGTAGTCCTGAGCGCGGCATTCGCCGTCACCTCGGCCCCGTCGTTGACATCCGTAGCAACTGCGGCGGTGGTGTGCCCCTCCGGCGTGGAGAACGACTTCAACGGGGACGGTGTCCGGGACGTTGCCATCTCCGATCCCGAAGCTACGGTTTCGGGAAAGGCCAAGGCAGGCGCGGTACAGGTTGTGTACGGCGGAGGCAAAGGCACCCTGCGCCTCGATCAGGACTCCGCGGGCGTCCCTGGAGCACCCGAGACGGGAGACCGCTTCGGGTTCTCACTGGCGGTCTACGACGCCAACCTGGACGGTTGCAGTGACCTCGTGATCGGCATTCCGTACGAGGACCTTACTGTCACCTCTCCGGTGGCGGGGACCTTCCTCGACGCCGGGCTGGTACAGGTCGTCCACGGAGCGACGACCGGGCTCGGCACCGGCCCGGCGGCCAAGGAGTTCTTGCAGGGCACCGGCAAGCCGCTGGGAAGTGGGATCGAGAAGGACGACTGGACGGGCTATTCACTCGCGGCAGGCAAGACCGCGACCGGTTCCCCGTACCTGATCATCGGAGTTCCTGGCGAGGACATCGGCACGGTGGTGGACTGCGGCGCCATGTTCTATGTCCACGGCACCGCACAGACCGCTGTGATAGTCCACCAGGACACCGATACGGCCGGAGCTGTGTCGGGCACGAATGAGCAGGACGACCGGTTCGGTTCCTCGCTGGCGGGTACCCCCACTCACTTCGCCGTGGGCTCACCCGGCGAGGCCCTGGGAACGAATGCCTTCGCCGGCGGCACCGCTGTTTTTAGTCATACGCTCGTCTCCGGTTCTCCGAAGCCGTTGCTCGGGCTGGGACAGGACCAGGACGCGATCAGTGGGGTCGAGGAGGCAGGTGACGGTTTCGGCACCGCGCTGGCCATGGTCCCCTACCGTCCCGTCGGCGCCACCTCCACCACGGAATCGCTGCTCGCGGTCGGAGTCCCGGGCGAGGACCTGGTCACCACGGAGGACGCGGGAGGAGTCGCGGTCTTCCGCATCACCGCAGCGGGAACATTCACCCAGACCTCGTGGATCGACCAGGACTCCGTGGACACCGAAGAAGCGGCCGAACCGGGTGATTTCTTCGGCCAGCAACTGGTGGCAGTGAACAGCTCACCCTCCACGACGAGTTCGGCCACCACGACACGGCTGGCAGTCGCTTCTCCCGGCGAGGAATCGAGCAAGGAGCACCTGGAAAAGGGTGGGGTGCAGATTTTCCCGCTGGTAGGTGCGGTCGGAGCATCCGATCGCTGGATCGATCCGGGGTACGGGATCGGCGCGGAGGTCGGTCCGAGGATGTACGCCGGTCTCAGCCTGGGAGCGAGCTCGGCAGCGCTCTACGTGGGAGTGCCCTACGGGCCTGCCGCGGGGCAGGCGGTTCACGGATTCTCGTGGAACGTCGCCACCGGCGGTGCGCCCACACAGACATTCAAGCCCGGAGAGGGCGGCTTGCCCGCTGGTGGGGTGGCCTTCGGCGCGGCAGTGCGCTGAACGGCCGGCGGGAGATGAGCGGAAGATGAACGACAGGGTGGGTAACGAACGAATGACCGTACGCAGAAGACGCTCGGGGGCAGTCCTCAGCAGCGCGATTGCCGCCGCTGTGCTGGCGGGGGTGCTCACGGGGACACAGGCATCCGAGGCGGAACGGAGCCCGGACATCGCTCCGGTGGCAGCCGGTGAACTGGCTACGACTGAGGGACAGGCGCTCGCGGCAGCCGAGGAGAGTGGGAAAGACGTCGAGATCACAGGTCTGCGCTCCGAGCGGCGTGAGATCTTCGCTCAACCGGACGGGACGTTTGTCGCACGTGAGTACACCGATCCGATCCGGACCGTGCGGAACGGCAAGTGGGTCGAGATCGACGAGAATCTCGTCCGGCGCGCCGACGGCAGTTGGGGGCCGAAGGCAGCCACGGTGAACCTGTCGTTCTCGGCGGGTGGAACCGGCAAGCCGTTCGTGACGATGGACCGGGCGGGACGTCAGCTGTCCCTCACCTGGCCCTACGGTGATCTGCCCGCACCGAGGATCGAGGGTGACAGCGCCACCTACGTGGATGCGATCGCGGGGGTCGACCTGGTGGTTCGGGCCGAGGCCGACGGGTTCGGTCATCTGCTGGTGGTGAAGACCCCGGAGGCTGCCGCCGATCCCCGGCTGGACGAGGTCGCTATGGGGC
Proteins encoded in this window:
- a CDS encoding SMC family ATPase, with protein sequence MRLHRLSVTAFGPFAATQEVDFDALSSAGLFLLHGPTGAGKTSVLDAVCFALYGAVPGARQSPGASLRSDHAPVDLPTEVQLELTVGGRRLEVTRRPSQPRPKKRGEGFTMEKAQSRLRAYDPERGWQSLSRSHQEIGEELTQLIGMSRDQFCQVVLLPQGDFARFLRSDAEARGKLLGRLFDTRRFAAVEERLAELRRGAEAKVTAADERILALAQRTAQAAGPAGAEAAPVTARPGEPGLAEAVLEWAAIARSTARERLDIARSAVAAAEDRQRAARQALDAERELARLQQRYEETRRRSAALEEGRPEHDRARRRLERARKADRVAPALELRDEAEGAHRRAADALDRARTQLPPDLADAGPDRLAELERRFRQELGGLEAARRAEARSLAIDEERESLERESRADEATVRDADAWLAGWDTVHAGLRERIETAQEAATRAEQLAGLLAPARRRLEAARRRDALAAEAGAARQAFAEARERALAARENWLGLRERRLRDIAAELAAGLVDGEPCTVCGSADHPAPATEGDGHVDRATEEAALAAHRHAEEGRARAEQALGLVRERHAAARAEARDTDPDTGPETGEDLDPGPSVDELRSTVDRLSAEHADAHRTAAGTHAAREALATAEREHGERLGLRQEAERRAAARTSRREALDRERTALCAELDAVRGDSESVAAYADRLTRRVARLAEAAEAVRAEQDASQRRKEADDRLSDAAYRAGFDTPEAAASTLLDAAAQRDLQHRVDAWQAEAAAVADRRAECDAREAAERAPARPEAARSAFEAAERSLREASASRSAADERCAELTRLSRQAAAEVRGLGPVRQEYERIARLAGLAAGTSADNERKMRLESYVLAARLEQVAVAATARLRRMSSGRYTLVHSDARTGGRRAGLGLHVVDAWTGGERDTATLSGGETFFVSLALALGLADVVTEEAGGVRLDTLFIDEGFGSLDDQTLDEVLDVLDSLRERDRSVGIVSHVADLRRRIPARLEVVKGRQGSSVHHRL
- a CDS encoding exonuclease SbcCD subunit D; amino-acid sequence: MRLLHTSDWHLGRSFHRVPLLDAQAAYLDHLVATVREREVDAVLVAGDVYDRAVPPLSAVELFDRALHRLAAEGVPTVMISGNHDSARRLGVGAGLFERSGIHLRTDPEGCATPVVLADDHGDVAFYGLPYLEPALVKDALGAARAGHEAVLTAAMDKVRADLATRPAGTRSVVLAHAFVAGGEPSDSERDITVGGVAAVPAGVFDGVDYAALGHLHGSQRVTARVRYSGSPLAYSFSEADHRKTMWLIDLDGAGGIAAEERIDCPVERPLARLRGRLGTLLEDPALDRHEHAWVEATLTDPVRPADPMARLARRFPHTLSLVFDPERPPEEPGATYAQRLKGRDDHQIAEDFVAHVRGGSGPSDLERTVLRAAFDDVRVDGTVREVSR
- a CDS encoding YigZ family protein, whose protein sequence is MQEQYRTVARAGVHESEINRSRFLCSLAPAATEEEAQDFVARVRKEHPTATHNCYAYVIGADASVQKASDDGEPGGTAGVPMLQMLMRREVRYVATVVTRYYGGVKLGAGGLIRAYGGVVGEALDALGTLTRQRFRLATVRIDHQRAGKLENDLRATGRDVREVRYAEAVTIEIGLPDADVEAFTGWLADATAGSATLELGGEAYGDV
- a CDS encoding FG-GAP repeat protein; amino-acid sequence: MTRHDGGVPKEPDNGDHAGTGAHGHSRRVAIAKKAGLLAVFALAHGRPYAAPAQAAAACAGGASVFNGDGIRDVATAAPEATVAGKKRAGLMRIVLGGGKGAVEISQESPDVADGAEAGDRFGTSLAVYDADLDGCADLAIGTPYEDVGPERDAGYVQVIFGSTEAVGRDKASKGFLQGSAYPIGGTPEQEDWFGYAVTAGKSITGNPFLVIGIPGEDIGTVPDAGTLGYIYGTDFKGTAVSQDSVGVREEAERYDRFGSSAAATDRHIAVGAPRESRGTVAGTGGLRAFAPPINTDDIPRPLFGMGQSRTPDPDTAAQTDDHYATALAMAPCRPAGAAAITDSLLAVGVPGEDLSTTVDASAVHVFHITAAGTVSLVNWIDQNTPDVGGSPEAGELSGQRLAAADTTTDVVSTSATVHLAVGVPGEDMGEFSEQGGVHNLPMIGAPGASDVWIGPGAGEPAARTYTGLSLGTSRLSSTSARRTAAGRCGPYTVLVR
- a CDS encoding VCBS repeat-containing protein; this encodes MENDFNGDGVRDVAISDPEATVSGKAKAGAVQVVYGGGKGTLRLDQDSAGVPGAPETGDRFGFSLAVYDANLDGCSDLVIGIPYEDLTVTSPVAGTFLDAGLVQVVHGATTGLGTGPAAKEFLQGTGKPLGSGIEKDDWTGYSLAAGKTATGSPYLIIGVPGEDIGTVVDCGAMFYVHGTAQTAVIVHQDTDTAGAVSGTNEQDDRFGSSLAGTPTHFAVGSPGEALGTNAFAGGTAVFSHTLVSGSPKPLLGLGQDQDAISGVEEAGDGFGTALAMVPYRPVGATSTTESLLAVGVPGEDLVTTEDAGGVAVFRITAAGTFTQTSWIDQDSVDTEEAAEPGDFFGQQLVAVNSSPSTTSSATTTRLAVASPGEESSKEHLEKGGVQIFPLVGAVGASDRWIDPGYGIGAEVGPRMYAGLSLGASSAALYVGVPYGPAAGQAVHGFSWNVATGGAPTQTFKPGEGGLPAGGVAFGAAVR